One region of Paucibacter aquatile genomic DNA includes:
- a CDS encoding sigma-54-dependent transcriptional regulator: MSSSSSPAAVGPTHRLLVVDDEPDLRTLYELTLLREGYELETAGSVSEGLARLQAQSYSAVITDMRLPDGSGLDLLHWLEQQGRGEKTLVITAYGSAENAVEALKAGAYDYLTKPVDLRQFRLVVASALGRVPAAPPVVAKSPIAAPAAAAAPTAAPEPQASPVAKTPAPRAAAAAVPASNSALSRLAGQSPAMQEVRALIDKVSRSMAPVLLQGESGTGKELVARAIHDSGVRARQRFVAVNCGAIPEQLLEAEFFGYRKGAFTGAHEDREGFFQAADGGTLFLDEIGDLPLAMQSKLLRSIQERSVRPVGAVVEAPVNVRILSATHKDLSAEVAAGRFRQDLFYRLNVIQLRVPPLRERIEDVAQIGERVLQRIAQDAGVSPVPRLSADALELLGRYAFPGNVRELENLLHRALALSGGEWIMAADLGLPEDVLDDSQLGAFDALEPAEAGAVAGLGESDEALDQGQSQELPADLAVYLDEVEREILLRALARHRFNRTAAGAALGLSLRQIRYRMARLGITAGD; this comes from the coding sequence ATGAGTAGCAGCAGTTCGCCTGCAGCCGTCGGCCCCACGCACCGCCTCCTGGTGGTCGATGACGAACCCGATCTGCGCACGCTCTACGAGCTGACCCTGCTGCGCGAGGGTTATGAGCTGGAGACCGCCGGCAGCGTCAGCGAAGGCCTGGCGCGCCTGCAAGCGCAGAGCTACAGCGCCGTGATCACCGATATGCGCCTGCCCGATGGCAGCGGCCTGGATCTGCTGCACTGGCTGGAGCAGCAAGGCCGTGGCGAGAAGACCCTGGTGATCACCGCCTACGGCTCGGCCGAGAACGCCGTCGAAGCGCTCAAGGCCGGGGCCTACGACTACCTGACCAAGCCGGTGGACCTGCGTCAGTTCCGCCTGGTGGTGGCCTCGGCCTTGGGTCGTGTGCCGGCCGCGCCGCCGGTGGTGGCCAAGTCGCCGATCGCTGCGCCTGCGGCTGCGGCTGCGCCGACTGCAGCACCCGAGCCTCAGGCATCACCTGTGGCCAAGACGCCGGCGCCGCGGGCTGCCGCAGCGGCAGTGCCGGCCAGCAACTCGGCTCTGTCCCGCCTGGCCGGGCAATCGCCGGCCATGCAGGAGGTGAGGGCCTTGATCGACAAGGTCTCGCGCAGCATGGCGCCGGTGCTTTTGCAGGGCGAGTCGGGCACCGGCAAGGAGCTGGTGGCCCGCGCCATCCACGACAGTGGCGTGCGGGCGCGCCAGCGCTTTGTGGCCGTCAACTGCGGCGCCATTCCCGAGCAGCTGCTGGAGGCCGAGTTCTTTGGCTACCGCAAGGGCGCGTTCACCGGCGCGCACGAAGACCGCGAGGGCTTCTTCCAGGCGGCTGATGGCGGCACCTTGTTCCTTGATGAAATCGGCGATCTGCCCCTGGCCATGCAGAGCAAGCTGCTGCGTTCCATCCAGGAGCGTTCGGTGCGGCCGGTGGGCGCGGTGGTGGAGGCGCCGGTCAATGTGCGCATCCTCAGCGCCACCCACAAAGACCTCAGCGCCGAAGTGGCCGCCGGTCGCTTTCGCCAGGACTTGTTCTACCGCCTCAATGTGATCCAGCTGCGCGTGCCGCCGCTGCGCGAGCGCATCGAGGATGTGGCCCAGATCGGCGAGCGGGTGCTGCAGCGCATTGCCCAGGATGCTGGCGTGTCGCCGGTGCCGCGCCTCAGCGCCGATGCACTCGAGCTGCTCGGCCGCTATGCCTTCCCCGGCAATGTGCGGGAGCTGGAGAACCTCCTGCACCGCGCCCTGGCCCTGTCGGGCGGCGAGTGGATCATGGCGGCCGACCTGGGCCTGCCCGAGGATGTGCTCGATGACTCGCAGCTCGGCGCTTTCGATGCGCTGGAGCCGGCGGAGGCCGGCGCTGTTGCAGGGCTGGGTGAATCGGATGAGGCGCTGGACCAGGGGCAGAGCCAAGAACTGCCTGCCGATCTGGCCGTCTACCTGGATGAGGTGGAGCGCGAGATCCTGCTGCGCGCCCTGGCGCGGCACCGCTTCAACCGCACAGCGGCCGGCGCGGCCCTGGGCCTGAGCCTGCGGCAGATCCGCTACCGCATGGCCCGCCTGGGCATCACGGCGGGCGACTGA
- a CDS encoding PP0621 family protein, whose translation MKYLLLIILLALLFFVLGFKRARPAAPPAEKKKPGPATPQDMLSCAHCGLHLPRDEALPGMGGVFCSAAHRSQYEAEHGGPR comes from the coding sequence ATGAAATATCTGCTTCTGATCATCCTGCTGGCCCTCCTGTTCTTTGTGCTGGGCTTCAAGCGCGCGCGTCCGGCCGCGCCGCCGGCCGAGAAGAAGAAACCCGGCCCGGCCACGCCCCAGGACATGCTCAGCTGTGCGCATTGCGGCCTGCATCTGCCGCGCGATGAGGCCTTGCCCGGCATGGGCGGGGTGTTCTGCAGCGCGGCGCATCGCAGCCAGTACGAGGCGGAGCACGGCGGCCCGCGATGA
- a CDS encoding ribonucleoside-diphosphate reductase subunit alpha, with protein MQTQAAPAVNPAPEGASRLASSTLSLAAQSAFQAYQILRRNGAVVAFEPSKIAVALMKAFLAVHGTTGAASASVRETVDGLTEAVVRALLRSRPSGGTFHIEDIQDQVELGLMRGGHHEVARAYVLYRERRFQERQRQGLVETAPAESTLTVIDNGQRVPLDLPHLQSLIVSACANLGADVKPEPILAETKRNLYDGVPIDEVYKASILAARTLIEKDPGYSRATARLLLHTIRREVVGGEISQEQMQERYAEYFPKYIKKGVAAELLDEKLAQYDLARLGAALKAERDLQFDYLGLQTLYDRYFQHIDDKRIEMPQAFFMRVAMGLALNEIDREARAIEFYEVLSSFDFMSSTPTLFNSGTRRSQLSSCYLTTVADDLDGIYEALKENALLSKFAGGLGNDWTPVRALGSHIKGTNGKSQGVVPFLKVVNDTAVAVNQGGKRKGAVCAYLESWHLDIEEFLELRKNTGDDRRRTHDMNTANWIPDLFMRRVMDGGDWTLFSPSTCPDLHDLFGKEFEVAYTAYEAKADRGEIKLFKRMPAKDLWRKMLSMLFETGHPWITFKDACNVRSPQQHVGVVHSSNLCTEITLNTNDSEIAVCNLGSVNLVQHLKDGGVDHEKLKKTIATAMRMLDNVIDINYYAVKKARDSNLRHRPVGLGLMGFQDALYALRTPYASQEAVEFADRSMEAICYYAYWASTQLAEERGRYSSYRGSLWDRGILPIDSLELLAEARGGYVEVDRSTSMDWDALRARIATHGMRNSNCVAIAPTATISNIIGVDASIEPCFGNLSVKSNLSGEFTVINEALVRDLKALGLWDDVMVMDLKHFDGSLRRIDRVPEELKNLYATAFEVETQWLVEAAARRQKWIDQAQSLNIYMAGASGKKLDETYKLAWLRGLKTTYYLRTMGATHAEKSTVTKSGQLNAVSSGGASGLSSAPVAAAPVAAEPELPATDMKFCSIDNPDCEACQ; from the coding sequence ATGCAGACACAAGCCGCTCCCGCTGTGAACCCGGCGCCTGAAGGCGCCAGCCGCCTGGCGTCGTCCACCCTGAGCCTGGCCGCCCAGTCGGCGTTCCAGGCCTATCAGATCCTGCGCCGCAACGGCGCGGTGGTGGCCTTCGAGCCGAGCAAGATCGCCGTGGCCCTGATGAAGGCCTTTCTGGCCGTGCACGGCACGACCGGCGCGGCCTCGGCCAGCGTGCGCGAGACGGTGGACGGCCTGACCGAAGCGGTGGTGCGCGCCCTGCTGCGTTCGCGCCCGAGCGGTGGCACCTTCCACATCGAAGACATCCAGGACCAGGTGGAACTGGGCCTGATGCGCGGCGGCCATCATGAAGTGGCACGTGCTTATGTGCTGTACCGCGAGCGCCGCTTCCAGGAGCGCCAGCGCCAGGGTCTGGTGGAAACCGCGCCGGCTGAGAGCACGCTGACCGTGATCGACAACGGCCAGCGCGTGCCGCTGGATCTGCCCCATCTGCAAAGCCTGATCGTGTCGGCCTGTGCCAACCTCGGCGCCGATGTGAAGCCCGAGCCCATCCTGGCCGAGACCAAACGCAATCTGTACGACGGCGTGCCCATTGACGAGGTCTACAAGGCCTCCATCCTGGCCGCCCGTACCCTGATCGAGAAAGACCCGGGCTACAGCCGCGCCACCGCACGCCTGCTGCTGCACACCATCCGCCGCGAAGTGGTGGGTGGCGAGATCAGCCAGGAGCAGATGCAAGAGCGCTACGCCGAGTACTTCCCCAAGTACATCAAGAAGGGCGTGGCCGCCGAGCTGCTGGACGAGAAGCTGGCCCAGTACGACCTGGCCCGCCTGGGTGCGGCGCTGAAGGCCGAGCGCGATCTGCAGTTCGACTACCTGGGTCTGCAAACCCTGTACGACCGCTACTTCCAGCACATCGATGACAAGCGCATCGAAATGCCGCAGGCCTTCTTCATGCGCGTGGCCATGGGCCTGGCGCTCAACGAGATCGACCGCGAAGCCCGCGCCATCGAGTTCTACGAAGTGCTGTCCAGCTTCGACTTCATGTCCAGCACCCCGACCCTGTTCAACTCGGGCACGCGCCGCTCGCAGCTGTCGAGCTGCTATCTGACCACGGTGGCCGACGATCTGGACGGCATCTACGAGGCGCTGAAAGAGAACGCGCTGCTCTCCAAGTTCGCCGGCGGCCTGGGCAATGACTGGACCCCGGTGCGCGCGCTCGGCTCGCACATCAAGGGCACCAATGGCAAGTCGCAAGGCGTCGTGCCTTTCCTGAAGGTGGTGAACGACACGGCTGTGGCCGTGAACCAGGGCGGCAAGCGCAAGGGCGCCGTCTGCGCCTATCTGGAAAGCTGGCACCTGGACATCGAAGAGTTCCTGGAGCTGCGCAAGAACACCGGTGACGACCGCCGCCGCACCCACGACATGAACACCGCGAACTGGATCCCCGATCTGTTCATGCGCCGTGTCATGGACGGTGGCGACTGGACTCTGTTCAGCCCTTCGACCTGCCCGGACCTGCACGATCTGTTCGGCAAGGAATTCGAAGTCGCCTACACCGCCTACGAGGCCAAGGCCGACCGCGGCGAGATCAAGCTCTTCAAGCGCATGCCGGCCAAGGACCTGTGGCGCAAGATGCTCTCGATGCTGTTCGAGACCGGCCATCCCTGGATCACCTTCAAGGACGCCTGCAATGTGCGTTCGCCCCAGCAGCATGTCGGCGTGGTGCACTCGTCCAACCTTTGCACCGAGATCACGCTGAACACCAACGACAGCGAAATCGCCGTCTGCAATCTGGGCTCGGTCAACCTGGTCCAGCATTTGAAGGACGGTGGCGTTGACCACGAAAAGCTGAAGAAGACGATCGCCACGGCCATGCGCATGCTGGACAACGTGATCGACATCAACTACTACGCCGTCAAGAAGGCGCGTGACTCCAATCTGCGCCACCGCCCGGTGGGCCTGGGCCTGATGGGCTTCCAGGACGCGCTGTATGCGCTGCGCACGCCCTACGCCTCGCAAGAAGCGGTGGAGTTCGCCGACCGTTCGATGGAAGCGATCTGCTACTACGCCTACTGGGCCTCGACCCAGCTGGCCGAAGAGCGCGGCCGCTACTCGTCCTACCGCGGCTCGCTGTGGGACCGCGGCATCCTGCCGATCGACTCGCTGGAGCTGCTGGCCGAAGCCCGCGGCGGCTATGTGGAAGTGGACCGCTCGACCAGCATGGACTGGGATGCGCTGCGTGCCCGCATCGCCACCCACGGCATGCGCAACAGCAACTGCGTGGCCATCGCCCCGACCGCGACCATCTCCAACATCATCGGCGTGGACGCATCCATCGAGCCTTGCTTCGGCAACCTCTCGGTCAAGTCCAATCTGTCGGGCGAGTTCACCGTCATCAACGAAGCGCTGGTGCGTGACCTCAAGGCCCTGGGCCTGTGGGACGACGTGATGGTCATGGACCTCAAGCACTTCGACGGTTCGCTGCGCCGCATCGACCGCGTGCCGGAAGAGCTGAAGAACCTCTACGCCACCGCCTTCGAAGTGGAAACGCAGTGGCTGGTGGAAGCCGCCGCGCGCCGCCAGAAGTGGATCGACCAGGCGCAGAGCCTGAACATCTACATGGCCGGCGCCTCGGGCAAGAAGCTGGATGAGACCTACAAGCTGGCTTGGTTGCGCGGCCTGAAGACCACCTACTACCTGCGCACCATGGGCGCGACCCATGCCGAGAAGAGCACGGTGACCAAGTCCGGCCAGCTCAACGCGGTGTCCTCGGGTGGCGCGTCGGGCCTGTCATCGGCACCGGTGGCTGCTGCACCGGTGGCCGCTGAACCCGAGTTGCCAGCCACGGACATGAAGTTCTGCTCGATTGACAACCCCGATTGCGAGGCTTGCCAGTAA
- a CDS encoding sensor histidine kinase: protein MSLGASKRADPAQSWFGPGHELEAAETGEAGESQFDAGSSLGGGWGPSQAEGAAWDALQAEPLHESAEDSQFFFQQARRLVQAGGNAFSRLYRAFLAARAALGLVLVATQVIAGLLGASPPRWTLALCLLYAAEALALWLLPRLQRGATAKNLARISSPQWWASIGLDLGLFGLLHAFDRLAGVNYGALFVLPVLMAGVLTPRLLALATAAMAALLMLGVAAWAVLEGADIGLRMTQAGLVGSGFFVVSLLASELAGRLAREERAARGSMELARQQAQLNRLVIEEMQEGVLVVDRRGRVRAANPAARILLADGAPVAAAEAAPAGPAMVRKAPFRLRGVPAWQPLVASVEQAFVAGNWPELGRDVSLSFPSGWQRSLRLRMRFTRRRESHTTEDLCVLLIEDNRQVQARSQQEKLAAMGRVSAGIAHEIRNPLAAIDQANALLAEDTSGEPRAQQLTRMVASNVQRLKRIVEDVLEVAPGAVPTPTPVDASTLVNETCLDWARTNQLAPGPLDPLSCVVPLQPLVVSFDPEHLRRVLVNLLDNALRHADPGPASVQVLLEEEAAASGPGWARLVIFNAGRPIAPEVERHLFEPFFSTRSRGSGLGLYICRELCERYGARIDVQRRHDLHLPGNEFVLRLRRVPPPSTPPAAFTPSPTNSR, encoded by the coding sequence ATGAGCTTGGGCGCCAGCAAGCGGGCGGATCCGGCCCAGTCCTGGTTCGGCCCGGGGCATGAGCTGGAGGCCGCCGAGACGGGCGAGGCGGGCGAGTCGCAGTTTGACGCCGGTAGCAGCCTCGGTGGCGGCTGGGGCCCGAGTCAGGCCGAGGGCGCCGCCTGGGATGCCTTGCAAGCCGAGCCGCTGCACGAGAGCGCCGAGGACTCTCAGTTCTTTTTCCAGCAGGCGCGGCGCCTGGTGCAAGCCGGGGGCAATGCGTTTTCGCGCCTGTACCGCGCGTTTCTGGCCGCCCGTGCGGCCCTGGGCCTGGTGCTGGTGGCCACCCAGGTGATTGCCGGCCTGCTCGGCGCCTCGCCGCCGCGCTGGACCCTGGCCCTGTGCCTGCTCTATGCCGCCGAGGCCCTGGCCTTGTGGCTGCTGCCGCGTTTGCAGCGAGGTGCCACGGCCAAGAATCTGGCGCGCATCTCCAGCCCGCAGTGGTGGGCCAGCATCGGCCTGGACCTCGGTTTGTTCGGCCTGCTCCATGCCTTCGACCGCCTGGCTGGCGTCAACTACGGCGCCTTGTTCGTCTTGCCGGTGCTGATGGCCGGCGTGCTGACCCCGCGCCTGCTGGCCCTGGCCACGGCGGCCATGGCGGCCTTGTTGATGCTGGGCGTGGCGGCTTGGGCGGTGCTGGAGGGGGCCGACATCGGCCTGCGCATGACCCAGGCCGGCCTGGTCGGCAGCGGCTTTTTTGTGGTCAGCTTGCTGGCCAGCGAGCTGGCTGGGCGCCTGGCGCGCGAGGAGCGCGCGGCCCGCGGCAGCATGGAGCTGGCGCGCCAGCAGGCGCAGCTGAACCGGCTGGTGATCGAGGAGATGCAAGAGGGCGTGCTGGTGGTGGACCGGCGTGGCCGCGTGCGGGCGGCCAACCCGGCCGCGCGCATCCTGCTGGCCGATGGCGCGCCAGTGGCCGCAGCTGAGGCAGCGCCGGCCGGCCCGGCCATGGTGCGCAAGGCGCCATTCCGCCTGCGCGGCGTGCCGGCCTGGCAGCCCCTGGTGGCTTCAGTGGAGCAGGCCTTTGTGGCCGGCAACTGGCCCGAGCTGGGGCGCGATGTCAGCCTCAGCTTCCCCAGCGGCTGGCAGCGCAGCCTGCGCCTGCGCATGCGCTTCACGCGCCGGCGCGAGTCGCACACCACCGAGGATTTGTGCGTGCTGCTGATCGAGGACAACCGCCAGGTCCAGGCGCGCAGCCAGCAGGAAAAGCTGGCGGCCATGGGCCGGGTCTCGGCCGGCATTGCGCATGAGATCCGCAACCCGCTGGCCGCCATCGATCAGGCCAATGCCTTGCTGGCCGAGGACACCAGCGGCGAGCCGCGTGCGCAGCAGCTCACGCGCATGGTGGCCTCCAATGTGCAGCGGCTCAAGCGCATCGTCGAGGATGTGCTGGAGGTGGCGCCCGGCGCCGTGCCCACGCCCACGCCGGTCGATGCCAGCACCCTGGTCAACGAGACCTGCCTCGACTGGGCGCGCACCAACCAGCTGGCGCCGGGGCCGCTGGACCCGCTCAGCTGTGTCGTGCCCTTGCAGCCTTTGGTGGTCAGCTTCGACCCCGAGCACCTGCGTCGCGTGCTGGTCAATTTGCTGGACAACGCGCTGCGCCATGCCGACCCGGGGCCGGCTTCGGTGCAGGTCTTGCTGGAAGAAGAGGCGGCCGCCAGCGGCCCAGGCTGGGCGCGTCTGGTGATTTTCAACGCCGGCCGGCCGATCGCGCCCGAGGTGGAACGGCATCTGTTCGAGCCCTTCTTCTCCACGCGCAGCCGCGGCTCGGGCCTGGGCTTGTACATTTGCCGGGAGCTGTGCGAACGCTACGGCGCCCGCATCGATGTGCAGCGCCGCCATGACCTGCACTTGCCCGGCAATGAGTTTGTGCTGCGCTTGCGCCGCGTGCCGCCGCCGAGCACCCCGCCGGCTGCTTTCACCCCCTCCCCAACGAATTCGAGATGA
- a CDS encoding cytochrome C assembly family protein, with translation MILSSAFMSPSAAVTPWLTAASVLAALSYLWVGLRAPVARAANGAPERARLGLDWPVLLAWSAHLAALVLDIAGLGQDLVGARFGFAPALSMTVWLVLSVYLVESRFLPLAVPGVRRVLALLAMAVVALAWVFPGEARPLAGSPWAPLHWVLGLASYGLFGVAVLHAALLSRAERQMRQMRQVASGTMGRAGMLGARSEPGLPLLRLERLTFQFVAAGVSMLSLALLLGWWFTPQWRWDHKNLFAVLGWLVLSGLLTGRQVFGWRGRRATRWLYFGALLLLLSYAGSRFVLEVLLQRAPL, from the coding sequence ATGATTTTATCGTCTGCCTTCATGAGCCCCTCGGCGGCTGTCACGCCGTGGCTGACTGCGGCCAGTGTGCTGGCAGCCTTGAGCTACCTCTGGGTGGGCCTGCGTGCGCCGGTCGCACGCGCCGCCAATGGTGCGCCCGAGCGTGCGCGGCTGGGCCTGGACTGGCCGGTTCTGCTGGCCTGGTCGGCGCATCTGGCCGCCCTGGTGCTGGACATCGCCGGCCTCGGCCAGGATCTGGTGGGGGCGCGTTTCGGCTTTGCGCCGGCCTTGTCGATGACGGTCTGGCTGGTGCTCAGCGTGTATCTGGTGGAGAGCCGCTTTTTGCCGCTGGCTGTGCCCGGGGTGCGCCGGGTGCTGGCCCTGCTGGCGATGGCGGTGGTGGCGCTGGCCTGGGTGTTTCCGGGCGAGGCACGGCCGCTGGCCGGCTCGCCCTGGGCGCCGCTGCACTGGGTGCTGGGCCTGGCCTCGTACGGTTTGTTCGGTGTGGCGGTGTTGCATGCGGCCTTGCTGAGCCGGGCCGAGCGGCAGATGCGGCAGATGCGGCAGGTGGCCTCGGGCACCATGGGCCGGGCCGGCATGCTGGGCGCACGCTCCGAGCCGGGCCTGCCGCTGCTGCGGCTGGAGCGCCTGACCTTTCAGTTTGTGGCGGCCGGTGTGAGCATGCTGTCCCTGGCTTTGCTGCTGGGTTGGTGGTTCACGCCGCAGTGGCGCTGGGATCACAAGAATTTGTTCGCCGTGCTGGGCTGGCTGGTGCTGAGTGGCTTGCTGACCGGCCGCCAGGTCTTTGGCTGGCGCGGCCGGCGCGCCACGCGCTGGTTGTACTTCGGCGCCTTGCTCCTGCTGCTGTCCTATGCCGGCTCGCGCTTTGTGCTGGAAGTGCTGTTGCAGCGCGCGCCGCTGTGA